In the Leptospira sp. WS4.C2 genome, one interval contains:
- a CDS encoding tol-pal system YbgF family protein, with protein MPEGEKDPRIFFLYVSTEENWSQLKTKVVRESPPNFKSSVHYWNAIYLFMERALVFGESDLLIEWGKDFQKLGKQSPKYNDALLLYGLGLMDLKNESEAKKVFSEIEANSPSKHVLSQLEEIKSSGK; from the coding sequence GTGCCTGAAGGAGAGAAAGATCCTAGGATTTTTTTTCTTTATGTTTCCACTGAAGAAAATTGGTCCCAACTAAAAACTAAGGTAGTTCGGGAATCTCCACCTAACTTTAAATCATCGGTCCATTATTGGAATGCTATTTATCTATTTATGGAACGGGCACTTGTCTTTGGGGAGTCGGATTTACTCATTGAATGGGGAAAAGACTTCCAAAAGTTGGGGAAACAAAGTCCTAAATACAACGATGCATTGTTATTGTATGGGCTTGGGTTAATGGATTTAAAAAACGAGTCTGAGGCAAAGAAGGTTTTTTCAGAAATTGAGGCAAATTCTCCCTCCAAACATGTGTTATCTCAATTAGAAGAAATTAAATCTTCAGGTAAATAA
- a CDS encoding acyl-CoA thioesterase codes for MPKPIKYKHKFTQQVVWGEMDAFGHVNNVTYVRYFESARADYFTKEGLWDSPLKPVKAGPVLTHLDMDYRKQVVFPATLVITLEVDSISSRAFTVICSMWNESEECVLTGNAAFVWFDFELQKPSALPDHFKTKFGSNHLV; via the coding sequence ATGCCAAAACCAATCAAATACAAACATAAATTCACCCAACAAGTAGTATGGGGTGAGATGGATGCTTTCGGGCATGTAAACAATGTTACTTACGTCAGATACTTTGAATCTGCCAGGGCTGATTATTTTACAAAAGAAGGTTTGTGGGATTCCCCACTAAAGCCTGTTAAAGCAGGACCAGTGCTGACTCATTTGGATATGGATTATCGTAAACAAGTGGTTTTCCCCGCCACTTTAGTAATCACCTTAGAAGTTGATTCTATTTCCTCAAGGGCCTTTACGGTGATTTGTTCTATGTGGAATGAAAGCGAGGAATGTGTTCTGACTGGAAACGCTGCTTTTGTGTGGTTTGATTTTGAATTACAAAAACCATCGGCTCTTCCTGACCATTTTAAAACTAAATTTGGATCCAACCATTTGGTATGA
- a CDS encoding PP2C family protein-serine/threonine phosphatase — MIKQSFQERFKLDDEVMKISRICLVVFFSFIGFGVFAPTDELGLYDPKWIRILHASVTLGFFFATYVSDWVRKQIQSIMLFFFYTMSAHSLILLYWNSLYIGYLVGMILVLSCIGVSFVDRRSLVSYLGTVSSAGIIIGLYTKEPQVDLSLYLSAIITPALVSYLTLNIRLSSVEKLRISESQLKGFQDRMLNELDLANETQSNLVTTEWPKTKGVRLHSFFRSFGQVGGDAISYLEREDGKLALFFADVSGHGIASAMVSAMAVLAFKIHGNQTEPSACLKSIHTDLQALVPNNHISACVLFVDTTTREIQYSIAGHPPLIRMEKDSDPKFMEGMGTLIVSYLKPNLKNFTLTPNPGDRILLYSDGILEVFDEAGEIYGDEHLLSSVKNHSDKKGEEFLNALYEDSMSFSAKRISDDMSMLLLEIL; from the coding sequence ATGATAAAACAATCCTTCCAAGAACGATTTAAACTTGATGATGAGGTAATGAAGATTTCAAGAATCTGTCTTGTTGTATTTTTTAGTTTTATCGGTTTTGGAGTTTTTGCACCTACAGATGAGTTGGGATTGTATGATCCCAAGTGGATTCGTATCTTACATGCCTCCGTAACCTTAGGTTTTTTCTTTGCCACTTATGTATCTGACTGGGTTCGGAAACAAATTCAATCCATCATGTTGTTTTTCTTTTATACCATGAGTGCACATTCTCTCATCCTTCTGTATTGGAATTCACTGTACATTGGTTATCTGGTGGGAATGATTTTAGTCCTCTCCTGTATCGGAGTTAGTTTTGTAGATAGAAGGTCTCTTGTTTCCTATTTGGGTACTGTGTCTTCTGCAGGAATTATCATTGGCCTTTACACAAAAGAACCGCAAGTGGATTTATCACTTTATCTTTCTGCTATCATCACACCAGCTCTTGTTTCCTATTTAACACTCAATATTCGACTGAGCTCTGTTGAAAAACTTCGAATTTCAGAATCCCAACTCAAAGGGTTTCAAGATCGTATGTTAAACGAATTGGATTTAGCAAATGAAACCCAATCCAATTTGGTTACTACTGAATGGCCTAAAACAAAAGGTGTGAGGCTCCATTCTTTTTTTCGTTCCTTTGGACAGGTGGGTGGAGACGCCATCAGTTATTTGGAAAGAGAAGATGGAAAGTTAGCACTCTTTTTTGCTGATGTATCAGGGCATGGAATTGCATCAGCTATGGTTTCTGCTATGGCAGTCCTTGCTTTTAAAATTCATGGAAACCAAACAGAACCCTCAGCTTGTCTAAAATCAATTCATACAGACTTACAAGCATTAGTTCCAAATAACCACATCAGTGCCTGTGTATTGTTTGTAGATACAACCACAAGAGAAATCCAATATTCCATTGCTGGTCACCCACCCCTCATTCGTATGGAAAAAGATTCCGATCCCAAATTTATGGAAGGGATGGGAACCCTCATTGTATCCTACTTAAAACCTAATCTTAAAAATTTTACTCTCACACCCAACCCGGGGGATCGAATTTTACTCTATTCAGATGGCATTTTGGAAGTTTTTGACGAAGCAGGAGAGATTTATGGAGATGAACATTTGCTTTCCTCGGTAAAAAATCATTCTGACAAAAAAGGTGAAGAATTTTTGAATGCTCTATATGAGGACTCAATGTCATTTTCGGCAAAACGGATTTCTGACGATATGAGTATGTTGTTATTGGAAATTTTATGA
- a CDS encoding LptF/LptG family permease, with translation MNLLLTPFLWFKKEFIPFRTLDRYLFLDFFKTFIGTLIMLTSMIVIYKFTDVMKYLVSSKVSQVHVYLHVLYSLPSMVDQVVAPALMFSVCFVIGQFSVNKELVAMMVAGVSFIRIITPILFFGISMWLIMTLFAQTVVIPANKKAQIEFSIMAKGSNRLIDFVYQLHIKGKKGFYYVYWIDEKEKTVKGGFNYIEITPDGHPTYTVSSQKAKFIPSPHSWVLYDAEEVRFNENLELVSRIKYPEKKYDFPEDLAYFSKPVRNPEEMNFFELADEIESRITKGIPFRNVIIQQHMAFAMPLMSFVVVALGALAGAITKRSAGVASLGLTIAVVLLYYILNSTAKTLAENGALPIWIGMWMTPVIFTSAAYFLYRRMNI, from the coding sequence ATGAATCTGCTATTAACACCCTTTCTTTGGTTCAAAAAAGAGTTCATTCCTTTTCGCACTTTAGATCGTTATTTATTTTTAGATTTTTTTAAAACCTTTATTGGAACTCTCATCATGCTTACTTCCATGATTGTGATTTATAAATTCACAGACGTGATGAAGTATTTAGTTTCTTCAAAAGTAAGCCAAGTACATGTTTATTTACATGTACTATATTCGTTACCTTCGATGGTAGATCAGGTGGTGGCACCTGCACTAATGTTTTCCGTTTGTTTTGTGATCGGTCAATTTAGCGTAAACAAAGAACTTGTGGCGATGATGGTTGCCGGTGTTTCCTTTATTCGGATCATTACACCCATTTTGTTCTTTGGAATTTCAATGTGGCTGATCATGACTCTGTTCGCCCAAACAGTTGTGATTCCTGCTAACAAAAAAGCACAGATCGAATTTAGTATCATGGCAAAGGGTTCCAATCGACTCATAGATTTTGTGTACCAATTGCATATCAAAGGTAAAAAGGGATTCTATTACGTTTATTGGATCGATGAAAAAGAAAAAACAGTAAAAGGTGGATTCAATTATATAGAAATCACTCCCGATGGACATCCAACTTATACGGTATCTTCTCAAAAAGCAAAATTCATCCCATCACCACACAGTTGGGTTTTGTATGATGCAGAAGAAGTCAGGTTCAATGAAAACTTAGAGCTTGTATCTCGGATCAAATATCCTGAAAAGAAATATGATTTTCCAGAAGATTTGGCTTATTTTTCCAAACCTGTTCGTAATCCAGAGGAAATGAATTTTTTTGAATTGGCAGATGAAATTGAGTCCAGGATCACCAAAGGAATTCCCTTTCGTAATGTCATCATCCAACAACATATGGCATTCGCTATGCCGCTCATGTCTTTTGTTGTGGTGGCACTGGGAGCTTTAGCTGGAGCCATCACCAAACGTTCGGCAGGTGTAGCAAGTCTTGGTCTTACAATCGCCGTAGTTTTATTGTATTATATTTTAAATTCGACTGCTAAAACTTTGGCTGAAAATGGAGCATTACCGATTTGGATCGGTATGTGGATGACACCAGTCATCTTTACTTCAGCCGCGTATTTTTTATACAGACGAATGAATATTTAA
- the pbpC gene encoding penicillin-binding protein 1C translates to MPRPLFGKKNCFDFESIQNLVFIVLFVFLFLGSPLWSLPTYEEVKSTYQPSDIQVFDRDGQLVQRYRIQNGYRSEEWTDYGKLPKSFIESVVHAEDKRFFTHGGMDSNALVSSFLGNFTGSTLRGGSTITMQLVSLLDPELQPKESKRRSFFQKLKQIQRAVELEETWTKEEIFTAYSNLIYFRGELKGITSASKGLFRKSPEALTPNESYLLAALIRSPQSSIEKVARRVCMLKIEKDGADDCTAISRLVRESLFRSLDYSQYPSFLPLFTKALLDFSKEDKNSNSKVISSISLNFQRKVEEILKRNVKTLADKNVKDGAVIVIDNRTGQVLVYVPNIGEESSVVKLDLIRSKRQVGSTLKPFVYAQNFQENKLTPDSILSDSPVGIPVYQGIYRPLNYDKSYKGNVTVRQSLASSLNIPAIRALSFLDINEFVSVLERLGITGLRYPEFYGPSLALGTADMTLLELTNAYRTLANAGVYSEFTFQPSKKSSFSRTVFSPIVSYMVSEILADREARSLGFGWDNYLSTSYYTSVKTGTSQDMRDNWCIGYSEFYTVGVWVGNPTGAPMLDVSGITGAAPVWRETMDILHESLDSKLNPPTFENPTDKDFSLSKDRTIEKTKSTRILTPVNGSIFALDPDIPLGRQKILFTFSSYEVSYSYYLNDEKIGSAEGPYLWEPKKGEYRLQVKDRDGKVLSLSLFEVR, encoded by the coding sequence ATGCCGAGACCACTCTTCGGTAAAAAAAACTGTTTTGATTTTGAATCCATTCAAAATTTAGTTTTCATTGTTTTATTCGTTTTCCTATTTCTAGGATCTCCTCTTTGGTCTTTACCTACTTATGAAGAAGTAAAATCTACTTACCAACCTTCCGACATACAAGTGTTTGATCGGGATGGACAACTTGTCCAAAGATATCGAATCCAAAATGGATACCGATCCGAAGAATGGACAGACTACGGCAAACTTCCTAAATCATTTATTGAGTCTGTGGTACATGCAGAAGACAAAAGATTCTTTACCCATGGGGGAATGGATTCCAATGCTTTGGTTTCTTCCTTCCTAGGAAATTTCACCGGGTCAACCTTGCGTGGTGGATCGACAATTACGATGCAACTGGTTTCTCTTTTGGATCCGGAATTACAACCTAAGGAATCCAAACGTAGGTCATTCTTTCAAAAACTAAAACAAATCCAAAGAGCGGTGGAGCTGGAAGAAACTTGGACTAAGGAAGAAATTTTTACAGCCTATAGCAACTTAATTTATTTTAGAGGTGAACTAAAAGGAATTACTTCCGCAAGTAAGGGATTATTTCGAAAATCGCCTGAAGCATTGACACCTAACGAATCCTATCTGCTCGCCGCTCTCATTCGTTCCCCACAAAGTTCCATTGAAAAAGTGGCGCGGCGAGTCTGTATGCTGAAGATAGAAAAAGACGGAGCAGACGATTGCACCGCCATCTCTCGTTTGGTGAGAGAATCCTTGTTTCGTAGTTTGGATTATTCGCAGTATCCTTCCTTTCTTCCTTTATTCACAAAAGCCCTTTTAGATTTTTCCAAAGAAGATAAAAATTCGAACTCGAAAGTGATATCCTCCATATCTTTAAACTTCCAAAGAAAAGTAGAAGAGATCTTGAAACGAAATGTAAAGACCCTTGCTGATAAAAATGTTAAGGATGGAGCTGTCATCGTAATCGACAACCGCACGGGGCAAGTTCTTGTTTATGTTCCGAATATCGGAGAAGAAAGTTCTGTTGTAAAACTCGACCTAATTCGTAGTAAAAGACAAGTGGGTTCCACTTTGAAGCCATTTGTTTATGCACAGAATTTCCAAGAAAACAAACTCACACCTGATTCAATCCTTTCTGATTCTCCTGTGGGAATTCCTGTTTACCAAGGGATCTATCGCCCGTTAAACTATGACAAATCCTATAAAGGAAATGTGACAGTAAGACAAAGTTTAGCCTCCTCACTTAACATTCCTGCCATCCGCGCTTTGTCTTTTTTAGACATCAATGAATTTGTTTCCGTGTTAGAGAGGTTGGGAATCACTGGCCTTCGGTATCCAGAGTTTTATGGTCCCTCATTGGCACTAGGAACTGCTGATATGACTCTACTGGAACTTACCAACGCCTACCGCACCCTTGCCAATGCCGGAGTTTATTCTGAATTTACCTTCCAACCTTCTAAAAAAAGTTCCTTCTCTCGAACAGTATTTTCACCTATTGTTAGTTATATGGTGTCGGAGATTCTTGCTGACCGAGAGGCTCGGTCCCTTGGCTTCGGTTGGGATAATTATTTATCAACATCGTATTATACCTCAGTCAAAACGGGTACAAGCCAAGATATGAGAGATAATTGGTGTATAGGTTATTCGGAATTTTATACAGTAGGTGTTTGGGTCGGGAATCCTACAGGTGCTCCGATGTTAGATGTTTCAGGAATTACAGGTGCTGCTCCTGTTTGGCGAGAGACAATGGACATTCTACACGAGTCTCTAGATTCAAAATTAAATCCACCTACGTTTGAAAATCCAACAGATAAAGATTTTAGTCTGTCTAAGGACAGAACGATAGAAAAGACAAAGTCGACAAGAATCCTTACTCCCGTGAACGGAAGTATTTTTGCATTGGATCCAGATATTCCCTTGGGCCGTCAAAAAATCCTCTTTACTTTCAGTTCCTACGAGGTTTCGTATTCTTATTATTTAAACGATGAAAAGATTGGTTCCGCAGAAGGGCCTTACCTCTGGGAACCAAAGAAGGGAGAGTATCGTTTGCAAGTAAAAGATAGAGATGGAAAAGTTTTATCTCTTTCCTTATTTGAAGTTCGGTAA
- a CDS encoding SufE family protein translates to MSKSIEEIQKEIIAEFSDLTDWEEKFQYLIELGEELPPYPEEKRTEEYIVPGCQSRVWVAPKLEAGKLEFDADSDTALTKGLIAILIRVFSGQSPKDIADASLGFIEEVGLAKFLSISRRNGLFSMVQKLKGYAEKV, encoded by the coding sequence ATGAGTAAGTCCATTGAGGAAATCCAAAAAGAAATTATAGCAGAGTTCTCTGACTTAACAGATTGGGAAGAGAAGTTTCAATATTTAATTGAGTTAGGTGAAGAGCTCCCTCCTTATCCAGAGGAAAAACGAACAGAAGAATATATCGTCCCTGGTTGCCAGTCTCGTGTTTGGGTCGCACCAAAACTAGAAGCGGGAAAATTAGAGTTTGATGCAGATAGCGACACGGCTCTAACAAAAGGCCTTATCGCTATTCTCATACGCGTATTTTCAGGACAATCTCCGAAAGATATAGCGGATGCCTCACTAGGTTTTATTGAAGAAGTAGGCCTTGCAAAATTTCTTTCTATCTCAAGAAGAAACGGACTTTTCTCCATGGTCCAAAAACTAAAAGGATACGCAGAAAAAGTATAA
- a CDS encoding serine hydrolase domain-containing protein, with translation MKQSFICILLLLTFAHCGKDLSPFGGEPEVTTLKTRLKPEWPSPNWKVVSPESVGVSSSKLGLVEEYAFTRTGDETDRKGRRTDALVILRNGKLIYEKYARNFSEDKVHLTWSVSKSILQTMYGIAVKQGLVKLDDPGYYHYEPLSRDEAHKKITIRHLLNMSSGLAGEEGYESGPLKSSVIAMLYTRGRKDMGAFCADLPLRAEPGTQVYYSSCDTNILSAILKKVYGAEEYDKLPFEKIFKPLGITNVTFERDGSGTYVGSSYLYMTAKDLAKIGYLYLNDGVWNGERLLPEGWVQFTRTPAPGYKSTPYSEDLSQDNYTAHWYANTGVPERGIHEPWPDAPKDTFAGLGHWGQMLYVIPSLDLIIVRFGDDREKAFIKNDFLKLVKESVIR, from the coding sequence ATGAAACAAAGTTTTATCTGTATCCTTCTTTTACTTACTTTTGCCCATTGCGGCAAAGACCTTTCTCCCTTCGGTGGTGAACCAGAAGTAACCACACTGAAGACTCGATTGAAACCAGAATGGCCAAGTCCCAATTGGAAAGTAGTATCCCCTGAATCTGTCGGTGTATCTTCCAGCAAACTGGGGTTAGTAGAAGAATATGCCTTCACTCGAACGGGAGATGAAACAGATAGAAAAGGCAGAAGGACCGATGCCCTTGTCATCTTAAGGAATGGAAAACTCATTTATGAAAAGTATGCAAGAAACTTTTCTGAAGACAAAGTCCATTTAACCTGGTCAGTATCCAAAAGCATTTTACAAACCATGTATGGAATTGCTGTCAAACAAGGTCTCGTTAAGTTAGATGATCCTGGTTATTATCATTATGAACCACTGAGCCGCGATGAAGCTCACAAAAAAATAACGATTAGACACCTTCTCAATATGTCCTCAGGACTTGCGGGAGAAGAAGGATATGAAAGTGGTCCACTCAAATCATCGGTCATTGCCATGTTGTATACAAGAGGTCGCAAAGATATGGGAGCCTTTTGTGCAGACCTTCCTCTTCGTGCAGAACCGGGAACCCAAGTATACTATTCTAGTTGTGATACCAATATTCTTTCTGCCATTTTGAAAAAAGTCTATGGTGCAGAAGAATATGACAAACTTCCTTTCGAAAAAATATTCAAACCTCTCGGAATCACCAATGTCACTTTCGAAAGAGATGGCTCAGGCACTTATGTGGGATCTTCTTATTTGTATATGACTGCCAAAGACTTAGCAAAAATTGGTTATCTGTATTTAAATGACGGAGTTTGGAACGGAGAACGTCTGTTACCCGAAGGTTGGGTTCAGTTCACAAGAACACCTGCCCCCGGATACAAATCCACACCATACTCCGAAGATTTGTCACAAGACAATTATACCGCACACTGGTATGCCAACACAGGAGTTCCCGAAAGAGGAATCCACGAACCATGGCCAGATGCACCAAAAGATACCTTTGCCGGTCTTGGGCACTGGGGACAAATGTTGTATGTGATTCCAAGCCTTGATTTAATCATTGTTCGGTTTGGAGATGATCGCGAAAAGGCATTCATCAAAAATGATTTTTTAAAATTAGTGAAAGAGTCTGTAATTCGGTAA
- a CDS encoding energy transducer TonB, whose product MKMVQLSFDFRLPEKEEGERRLFFAFTFVILIASFVLAHLITRNMLWKMLADEQASQMVGPKEQEKIYEVLVEQQFINPDKKDEYKALSNKDSSGGGGLTEKQGFHTLTQFREFIMGSSASTPSKAQPKSEQSKEEEIFEVGIFKADPKSNSNSEESPNQSASSGQMTKIPFNYRFQQDFLFRWDGAKALTIPTKQLAGYYYFKSMLKRIEESFAPPGGGNYAYRDMAGVVAREGIKEGETKVLFMLSEQGQVLDVRLVSSQGQVVVDQACMDSIRGQNFGPVPEEVKSKGLIFGINFIFPGIRYYR is encoded by the coding sequence GTGAAAATGGTCCAACTCTCTTTTGATTTCCGATTGCCTGAAAAGGAAGAAGGGGAACGTAGACTTTTCTTCGCCTTCACCTTCGTCATCCTCATCGCATCATTTGTTCTCGCCCACCTCATCACAAGAAATATGCTTTGGAAGATGTTGGCCGATGAACAAGCCTCACAAATGGTTGGACCAAAAGAACAAGAAAAAATCTACGAAGTTCTTGTAGAACAACAGTTCATCAATCCAGACAAAAAGGATGAATACAAAGCACTCTCTAACAAGGATTCGTCGGGCGGTGGTGGACTTACCGAAAAACAAGGATTTCATACCCTCACTCAATTTCGCGAATTTATTATGGGAAGTTCTGCGTCCACTCCGAGTAAAGCCCAACCGAAATCGGAACAATCGAAAGAAGAAGAAATTTTTGAAGTAGGAATTTTTAAAGCAGATCCTAAAAGTAATTCTAATTCAGAAGAAAGCCCAAACCAATCCGCAAGTTCCGGGCAGATGACAAAAATTCCATTTAACTACAGATTCCAACAGGATTTTTTGTTTCGTTGGGACGGGGCCAAGGCTCTTACCATTCCCACCAAACAGTTAGCAGGTTATTATTATTTTAAAAGTATGTTGAAACGAATTGAGGAATCTTTTGCTCCCCCTGGTGGAGGAAACTATGCTTATCGAGATATGGCAGGAGTAGTGGCAAGAGAAGGAATCAAAGAAGGTGAAACCAAAGTTTTATTTATGTTAAGTGAACAAGGGCAAGTTTTGGATGTCCGTTTGGTTTCCTCCCAAGGCCAAGTGGTGGTGGACCAAGCTTGTATGGATTCCATTCGGGGCCAAAACTTTGGTCCGGTTCCGGAAGAAGTTAAGTCAAAAGGCCTTATCTTTGGGATCAACTTCATCTTTCCCGGAATCCGTTATTACCGTTAG
- a CDS encoding RsmD family RNA methyltransferase, translated as MKGLRVSQGKWKGKEIPSPPDVSGHLNFTNSLMKKAIFSLMDSRLLSWGLSFESVLFCDYFAGSGQISAEAYSLSVKRLLTYELDQTRFRQLHSLFRGLTNVQLFRKDATKHTLKWELGEEEAYIFYLDPPYTYWSETPTRMKEMLEQLYNFCISTKKPFLILCQIPERQTIDKIWASVPHKVREYGSHSIIETGYGNAETTLR; from the coding sequence ATGAAAGGATTACGTGTATCACAAGGAAAGTGGAAAGGGAAAGAAATTCCTTCTCCACCAGATGTATCGGGACATTTAAATTTTACCAATAGCCTTATGAAAAAAGCCATCTTTTCTTTGATGGACTCTCGTCTCCTTTCTTGGGGACTAAGTTTTGAATCTGTTTTGTTTTGTGATTACTTTGCTGGAAGCGGACAAATTTCTGCAGAAGCATATAGCTTATCTGTTAAAAGACTACTCACTTATGAATTAGACCAAACTAGGTTTAGACAACTCCATTCTCTTTTTCGAGGCCTCACCAATGTACAGTTGTTTCGAAAGGATGCAACCAAACATACGTTAAAGTGGGAATTGGGTGAGGAAGAGGCATATATTTTTTATTTAGATCCACCTTACACCTATTGGTCGGAAACTCCTACCAGAATGAAAGAGATGTTGGAACAATTATACAACTTTTGTATATCTACAAAAAAACCTTTTTTAATTTTATGCCAAATTCCAGAACGCCAAACCATCGATAAAATTTGGGCATCAGTTCCTCATAAGGTAAGGGAGTATGGAAGCCACTCGATCATCGAAACAGGTTATGGAAATGCCGAGACCACTCTTCGGTAA